Proteins encoded within one genomic window of Planctomycetota bacterium:
- a CDS encoding copper resistance protein NlpE, giving the protein MFAPAPKTLLIVAIAGAALGALASCETTSTPVDESKWLPKRTDPAPAVQAESPPAAPVPATAATTTDATSTKPWDAHAGNSPKSALATPSAQQMTEYLSGGTWVLLDENGTRRRSLELKADGSFTAKSDGLSGEKPAFEGLMVQAKGRWSAKSGELRLTPSDGSPVVVQLVWLGDRRLIMMNGESWVRTQ; this is encoded by the coding sequence ATGTTCGCGCCGGCGCCAAAAACACTTTTGATTGTTGCGATCGCTGGAGCGGCGCTGGGCGCGCTCGCCTCATGCGAGACCACGTCGACGCCCGTCGACGAGTCGAAGTGGTTGCCCAAGCGGACCGATCCTGCGCCTGCGGTTCAGGCGGAATCACCTCCGGCCGCGCCGGTGCCCGCGACGGCGGCCACCACAACGGATGCGACATCGACGAAGCCGTGGGACGCGCATGCGGGAAATTCCCCGAAGTCGGCGCTCGCCACCCCGAGCGCGCAGCAGATGACCGAGTACCTCTCCGGCGGGACCTGGGTCCTGCTCGACGAGAATGGAACGCGCCGCAGGAGTCTGGAGCTCAAGGCGGATGGATCGTTCACGGCGAAGTCGGATGGGCTCAGCGGCGAAAAGCCGGCGTTCGAGGGATTGATGGTGCAGGCCAAGGGGCGATGGTCGGCGAAATCCGGCGAATTGCGCCTGACGCCGAGCGACGGCAGCCCGGTCGTGGTGCAGCTGGTGTGGCTTGGCGACAGGCGGCTGATCATGATGAACGGCGAGTCCTGGGTGCGGACGCAGTGA
- a CDS encoding sigma-70 family RNA polymerase sigma factor, which yields MSVARKKTGFVSLIRAQGPPSPGVHLDGSATCIIGRANDSGLVLDDESVSRRHAVLRNDRAGATIEDATSSLGTLLNGVRLEANEKVLLHDRDVLSIGPWTFVVRTTGEGDGDHHIPEVPPPPAESTDPYQTSATMLLRLRADGTLDRQLGWSDFSAMYGPVIAGFARNAGAKPQEVDDILQDVMLGFFRQSRVFEYDPAKGRFRGYLKRITLNAIRDRHRRKRPGVGLPEDFDPPERESHLSAAWDREWTEHLVRRALEKVKTNIQPKTLEAFDRYGVRGEPIASVASDLGMSEAAIRHAKMRVLDQMRDEIVRMRADEG from the coding sequence ATGAGCGTCGCGCGGAAGAAAACCGGGTTTGTCTCGCTCATCCGCGCCCAGGGGCCGCCCTCTCCCGGCGTGCACCTGGACGGCTCCGCCACCTGCATCATCGGCCGGGCGAACGACTCCGGGCTTGTGCTCGACGATGAATCCGTCTCGCGCCGCCACGCGGTGCTTCGCAACGACCGCGCCGGCGCCACCATCGAGGACGCGACCAGCTCGCTGGGCACGCTGCTCAACGGTGTCCGCCTTGAGGCCAACGAGAAGGTCCTGCTGCACGATCGCGATGTGCTCTCCATCGGCCCGTGGACCTTTGTGGTCCGCACCACCGGCGAAGGCGACGGCGATCATCACATTCCCGAAGTCCCTCCGCCGCCGGCCGAATCAACGGACCCCTACCAGACCAGCGCCACCATGCTGCTTCGCCTGCGCGCCGACGGCACGCTGGACCGCCAGCTCGGCTGGAGTGACTTCTCCGCGATGTATGGCCCCGTGATCGCCGGCTTCGCCCGCAATGCCGGCGCCAAGCCGCAGGAAGTGGATGACATTCTCCAGGATGTCATGCTCGGCTTCTTCCGCCAGTCGCGCGTCTTCGAGTATGACCCGGCGAAGGGGCGCTTTCGCGGCTACCTGAAGCGCATCACCCTCAACGCGATCCGCGACCGACATCGGCGCAAGCGCCCCGGCGTGGGCCTGCCCGAGGATTTCGATCCGCCCGAGCGAGAGAGCCACCTGAGCGCGGCGTGGGATCGCGAGTGGACCGAGCACCTGGTCCGCCGCGCGCTGGAGAAGGTGAAGACCAACATCCAGCCCAAGACGCTCGAGGCCTTCGACCGCTACGGCGTGCGCGGCGAGCCAATCGCCAGCGTCGCCAGTGATCTGGGCATGAGCGAGGCGGCCATCCGCCACGCCAAGATGCGCGTACTCGACCAGATGCGCGACGAGATCGTTCGCATGCGCGCCGACGAAGGTTGA
- a CDS encoding serine/threonine protein kinase: MAMKVPTAEEAVRRVASLPPSRRVAALQELLHQDRSALSKALEMLPTSGSAAVSMLSRDEAATEVRIGPYLLRSVLGEGGFGIVWLAEQDEPLRRSVALKILRPDRLDSASRARFETERRMVALLDHPGLVKVFDAGESADGRPWFAMELAAGSPVTQACDVAGISLGERIDLMALICRAVHHAHQRGVIHRDLKPSNILVSLDAGEPVVKVIDFGVARAVFDPVNPDERSGAFVGTPSFMAPEARDLRAVEADPRMDIYALGAVMLRLLADAAPDDSAPRPAHLMFARLPRQEARLAAKNRSASPAEIVSILRGDLDAIIARCLSRDPRGRYDSALALAQDLERFRRGESVQARPDSPLRRLDRLLRHNFVAVILTTVALAAIAASVVTAFSERARALAAKDRSEISARNAEDAFLFVTELLTEIVATPGAPPRTTQEILTEASRLVGIRLSNNPVMEARARVAVGRLWTSLKHDELATQEFTRAIDLLQSRGQPRLLAEAELLLAESYRATGRFADAHSITMTAEKQFEAEQPSDADDVARSLLELARIEIDEGRTAEAADLLMRAQNWLLQAQEPQEDLAKQIQSLADSIPKPPAAAPGR; encoded by the coding sequence ATGGCGATGAAGGTTCCCACAGCCGAGGAAGCGGTGCGCCGGGTTGCGTCGCTTCCCCCATCGCGCCGCGTCGCCGCGCTTCAGGAATTGCTGCACCAGGATCGATCCGCCCTGTCCAAGGCCCTGGAAATGCTTCCCACATCCGGCAGCGCGGCGGTCAGCATGCTCAGCCGCGATGAAGCCGCGACGGAGGTCCGGATCGGCCCCTACCTTCTGCGCAGCGTGCTCGGCGAGGGCGGCTTCGGGATCGTCTGGCTCGCGGAGCAGGATGAGCCGCTGCGCCGCTCCGTGGCCCTGAAGATTCTCCGGCCCGATCGCCTGGATTCGGCGAGCCGCGCCCGCTTCGAAACCGAGCGGCGCATGGTGGCGCTGCTGGACCATCCCGGCCTGGTCAAGGTTTTCGATGCAGGCGAATCCGCCGACGGCCGCCCCTGGTTTGCGATGGAGCTGGCCGCCGGCTCGCCCGTCACGCAGGCGTGCGACGTGGCGGGGATTTCACTTGGCGAACGGATCGACCTGATGGCGCTGATCTGCCGCGCCGTGCACCACGCGCATCAGCGCGGCGTGATTCACCGCGACCTGAAGCCCTCCAACATCCTGGTCTCGCTTGATGCCGGCGAGCCGGTGGTGAAGGTGATCGATTTCGGCGTGGCCCGCGCCGTGTTCGATCCGGTGAATCCCGACGAGCGCAGCGGAGCCTTCGTGGGCACGCCCAGCTTCATGGCGCCTGAGGCCCGCGACCTTCGCGCCGTCGAGGCCGACCCGCGCATGGACATCTACGCTCTGGGGGCCGTGATGCTGCGCCTGCTGGCTGATGCCGCGCCGGACGACTCCGCTCCGCGCCCGGCGCACCTCATGTTCGCGCGACTGCCGCGCCAGGAGGCGAGGCTCGCGGCAAAAAATCGATCCGCTTCACCCGCCGAGATCGTCTCGATCTTGCGCGGCGACCTGGACGCCATCATCGCGCGCTGCCTCAGCCGCGATCCGCGCGGCCGCTATGACTCGGCGCTGGCCCTCGCCCAGGACCTGGAACGCTTCCGCCGCGGCGAATCCGTGCAGGCGCGCCCCGATTCTCCCTTGCGCCGACTGGATCGACTGCTGCGCCACAATTTCGTCGCCGTGATCCTGACCACTGTCGCCCTTGCCGCCATCGCGGCCAGCGTGGTGACCGCCTTCTCGGAGCGCGCCCGCGCGCTGGCCGCCAAGGATCGGTCGGAGATCTCCGCCCGCAATGCCGAAGACGCCTTTCTTTTTGTCACTGAGTTGCTCACCGAGATCGTGGCCACGCCCGGCGCCCCACCGCGCACCACCCAGGAGATCCTGACCGAAGCCAGCCGCCTTGTCGGCATCCGACTCAGCAACAACCCGGTCATGGAAGCGCGGGCCCGCGTTGCCGTGGGTCGCCTCTGGACTTCGCTCAAACACGACGAACTGGCCACGCAGGAATTCACCCGCGCCATCGACCTGCTGCAATCGAGGGGCCAGCCGCGTCTGCTCGCGGAGGCCGAGCTTCTCCTGGCGGAGTCCTACCGTGCCACCGGTCGCTTCGCCGACGCGCACTCCATCACCATGACCGCCGAGAAGCAGTTCGAAGCGGAGCAGCCCTCCGATGCAGACGATGTGGCCCGGTCGCTGCTTGAACTCGCCCGCATCGAAATCGACGAGGGTCGCACCGCCGAGGCCGCCGACCTGCTGATGCGGGCGCAGAATTGGCTGCTCCAGGCGCAAGAACCGCAGGAAGATCTTGCAAAGCAGATTCAATCGCTCGCCGATTCGATCCCGAAACCCCCCGCCGCCGCTCCCGGTCGGTGA
- a CDS encoding SDR family oxidoreductase yields MPADFSLTGRTALVCGATQGIGRAAAMALAAAGARVVLSGRNDEGLAKALAELPAPGGARHESLLMDHADPAAMEKAADQLVARIGALHILVVNTGGPAAGYLIDASTQEIEKCMTQLLSTAQKLAQVAAPGMRSAKYGRIVVVGSTSVERPIRGLGVGNVVRAAMANWTRTLAGELGGFGITVNLVMPGSTRTQRMESLIQGRAQRSGNTPQEVEEQMIQKIPAGRFGSPEEVSAVIAFLASPAAGYVNGALIPVDGGLLCTQT; encoded by the coding sequence ATGCCCGCGGACTTTTCATTGACCGGAAGGACGGCGCTGGTGTGCGGAGCCACGCAGGGAATCGGCCGCGCCGCCGCCATGGCGCTGGCCGCCGCGGGTGCGCGGGTTGTGCTCTCAGGGCGCAACGACGAGGGGCTTGCCAAGGCACTGGCGGAGCTGCCGGCGCCGGGCGGAGCGAGGCACGAATCCCTGCTGATGGATCACGCGGACCCGGCGGCCATGGAGAAAGCCGCGGATCAGCTGGTGGCGAGAATCGGCGCGCTGCACATTCTGGTGGTGAACACCGGCGGTCCGGCGGCGGGATACCTGATCGACGCCTCGACGCAGGAGATCGAGAAGTGCATGACGCAGCTGCTGTCGACGGCGCAGAAGCTGGCGCAGGTGGCGGCGCCGGGCATGCGCAGCGCGAAGTACGGACGGATCGTGGTGGTGGGCAGTACCAGCGTTGAGCGGCCGATCCGCGGGCTCGGCGTGGGCAACGTGGTCCGCGCGGCGATGGCGAACTGGACGCGCACGCTCGCCGGCGAGCTGGGTGGTTTCGGCATCACGGTGAATCTCGTGATGCCGGGCTCCACGCGGACGCAGCGGATGGAGTCCCTGATTCAGGGGCGGGCGCAGCGCTCTGGAAACACTCCGCAGGAGGTCGAGGAGCAGATGATTCAAAAGATTCCAGCGGGAAGATTCGGATCTCCGGAGGAAGTCTCCGCGGTAATCGCCTTTCTAGCCTCGCCGGCGGCGGGCTATGTGAATGGCGCTTTGATACCGGTCGACGGCGGATTGCTCTGCACGCAGACGTGA
- a CDS encoding HEAT repeat domain-containing protein, with product MIPGLLPFLAGIFLIAAGDAIAPSSQATTAPQAESATAKQDTAKSDQVDKEAKPEAPAEPPHDPEGVKPPEGFEWKLWAKEPLVADPVAFAVLNDNSLMVVESSRQDRGVEDNRYSSWWLLDDLRAKTVEERLAYYKKWEGKRKNGMEWYTEYADRVKHVTDAAGKGEADTAVNFSGELNEPLDGTAAGALQVGDSIFVTCIPNLWRFQDKDGDGVAEVREKMFTGFGVKTSLRGHDMHGLALGMDGRLYWSIGDRGYSVRSKEGELFEDAGRGAVFRCELDGSNLEVFFRGLRNPQELAFNDLGDLFTGDNNSDAGDKARIQYLPDGGDAGWEMHYQTLEGANQRGPWSQEHVWYTFDPTDLVQPAWNTPPIAHLTSGPSGLVAYPGVGFPEKYAGEMFLCDFLGGDAYSQIWSFKLEPKGAGYEMKDEEIFLKEVLPTDVDFGTDGSMWVTDWFDGWTSDGTGRLYRVWQPEELAKAAAAGGAEILKNGFRKANTGDLLGWLDHPDRRVRHGAHLELAARGSASIDSLAALAHSFDTPARARLHALWSLGVMARRLGGTPAGNKACDELIELAADPDPELKAQAARALGDSHCGKAVDVVRALTLDENPRARAYACAALGRLKDKEGVANLNAVLWENDNQDPWLRQAAATALARIGDRAKLEVMAADQFAQVRLGALLALRQMRDPAISRLLFDADATIALEAARAIYDLKIDSQMTILAGLGDRFCDRAGGSQSGVGVFTQQDPRTLPLLRRIIAANRLLTDPEAVNRLAELSQSSLISPEARMLAFESLAEWAEPGPREPVHGRVIDLAVEARDREAWKRALALALPNLASNSPDEALRGKARELAGKSGVALDSAATLRTALDANANPRERAGCLRQLAQDHDPELAGAIDAALASNSPLLRSAARSVLAKEAPSKAIPLLQKAAAAGEIQEQQAAIVALASLTDEAAANALKPLAKQLALGTLPPSIQLEMIEACSARPEPEFAQSLSEWKSKFAAPDPFPIFSACVEGGSAEIGQRIVSSNSASQCLRCHSIAGGGGHAGPSLEGVAARYDRRGLLESLVTPNAKLAPGFGPISAMPTMTTLLSPREMRDVVAYLATLKPAAVP from the coding sequence GTGATCCCAGGGCTTCTGCCATTCCTTGCCGGAATTTTTCTGATTGCCGCGGGCGACGCGATCGCGCCGTCGAGTCAGGCCACGACCGCGCCACAAGCGGAATCCGCAACTGCGAAGCAGGACACAGCGAAGTCGGACCAGGTTGACAAAGAGGCGAAACCCGAAGCGCCGGCGGAGCCCCCGCACGATCCCGAGGGGGTGAAGCCGCCCGAAGGTTTCGAATGGAAACTCTGGGCCAAGGAGCCGCTGGTCGCTGATCCGGTCGCCTTCGCGGTGCTCAACGACAACTCGCTCATGGTCGTCGAGAGTTCGCGGCAGGATCGCGGCGTGGAGGACAATCGCTACTCCTCGTGGTGGCTGCTGGATGATCTTCGCGCCAAGACCGTCGAGGAGCGCCTTGCCTACTACAAAAAGTGGGAAGGCAAGCGCAAGAACGGAATGGAGTGGTACACGGAGTACGCCGACCGCGTGAAGCATGTCACCGACGCCGCGGGCAAGGGCGAGGCCGACACCGCCGTGAATTTCTCCGGCGAGCTGAACGAGCCCCTCGATGGAACCGCGGCCGGTGCCCTGCAGGTGGGCGATTCAATTTTCGTGACCTGCATTCCGAATCTCTGGCGATTCCAGGACAAGGATGGTGACGGCGTTGCCGAGGTCCGCGAGAAGATGTTCACCGGCTTTGGCGTGAAGACCAGCCTGCGCGGCCACGACATGCATGGGCTGGCGCTGGGAATGGACGGGCGCCTCTACTGGAGCATCGGCGACCGCGGCTACAGCGTCCGCAGCAAGGAAGGCGAACTGTTCGAAGATGCGGGGCGCGGCGCCGTTTTCCGCTGCGAACTCGACGGTTCCAACCTTGAAGTCTTTTTCCGCGGGCTGCGCAATCCGCAGGAGCTCGCCTTCAATGACCTCGGCGATCTCTTCACCGGCGACAACAATTCCGACGCGGGGGACAAGGCGCGCATCCAGTACCTGCCCGACGGCGGCGACGCGGGGTGGGAGATGCACTACCAGACGCTCGAGGGCGCCAACCAGCGCGGCCCGTGGTCGCAGGAGCATGTCTGGTACACGTTCGATCCGACCGATCTCGTGCAGCCCGCGTGGAACACGCCGCCCATCGCCCACCTCACCTCGGGTCCCTCGGGGCTCGTGGCCTATCCCGGCGTCGGCTTTCCGGAAAAGTACGCGGGCGAGATGTTCCTCTGCGACTTCCTCGGCGGCGATGCCTACAGCCAGATCTGGTCCTTCAAGCTCGAGCCCAAGGGCGCGGGCTACGAGATGAAAGACGAGGAAATCTTTTTGAAGGAGGTGCTGCCGACGGATGTCGACTTCGGCACCGACGGCTCCATGTGGGTGACAGACTGGTTCGACGGCTGGACCAGCGACGGCACCGGGCGCCTCTATCGCGTCTGGCAGCCCGAGGAACTGGCGAAGGCAGCGGCCGCAGGCGGCGCTGAAATCCTGAAGAACGGATTCCGCAAGGCCAACACTGGCGATCTGCTTGGCTGGCTCGACCATCCCGATCGCCGGGTGCGCCATGGCGCCCATTTGGAACTGGCGGCGCGCGGCAGCGCCTCGATTGATTCGCTGGCGGCGCTGGCCCACAGCTTCGACACGCCGGCACGGGCGCGGCTGCACGCGCTCTGGTCGCTGGGTGTGATGGCCCGGCGCCTTGGCGGAACACCGGCGGGCAACAAGGCCTGCGATGAATTGATCGAACTCGCCGCTGATCCTGACCCCGAGTTGAAGGCGCAGGCCGCCCGCGCGCTGGGCGACTCGCACTGCGGCAAGGCAGTCGATGTCGTGCGGGCTCTCACGCTGGATGAAAATCCCCGTGCCCGCGCCTATGCCTGCGCCGCGCTCGGCCGGCTCAAGGACAAGGAAGGCGTGGCCAACCTCAACGCCGTGCTCTGGGAAAATGACAATCAGGATCCCTGGCTGAGGCAGGCGGCCGCAACGGCGCTCGCCCGCATTGGCGACCGGGCGAAGCTGGAGGTCATGGCCGCGGATCAATTCGCGCAGGTGCGCCTGGGCGCGCTCTTGGCCCTGCGGCAAATGCGCGATCCCGCCATCAGCCGACTGCTCTTCGATGCCGACGCCACCATCGCGCTCGAGGCGGCCCGCGCGATCTACGACCTGAAGATCGACTCGCAAATGACGATCCTTGCGGGTCTGGGCGATCGCTTCTGCGATCGCGCGGGCGGATCGCAATCCGGCGTCGGCGTCTTCACGCAACAGGATCCGCGCACGCTGCCGCTGCTGCGACGCATCATCGCCGCAAACCGGCTGCTGACGGATCCCGAGGCGGTCAACCGTCTCGCGGAACTTTCGCAGAGCTCGCTGATCTCGCCCGAGGCGCGGATGCTGGCCTTCGAGTCGCTGGCGGAATGGGCCGAGCCCGGGCCGCGCGAACCTGTGCATGGACGCGTGATCGACCTTGCCGTCGAGGCACGCGATCGCGAAGCGTGGAAGCGGGCGCTGGCCCTGGCCTTGCCGAACCTCGCCTCAAATTCTCCCGACGAGGCGCTGCGCGGGAAGGCGCGGGAGCTTGCAGGAAAGTCCGGCGTCGCACTTGATTCGGCGGCAACATTGCGCACCGCGCTGGACGCCAACGCGAATCCGCGTGAGCGCGCCGGATGTTTGCGCCAACTGGCCCAGGATCACGACCCGGAGCTGGCCGGCGCAATCGACGCGGCACTCGCTTCGAACAGCCCTTTGCTTCGCTCCGCGGCACGAAGCGTTCTGGCCAAGGAAGCTCCATCAAAGGCAATCCCGCTTCTGCAAAAGGCCGCGGCGGCGGGCGAAATCCAGGAGCAGCAGGCCGCCATCGTGGCACTGGCGAGTCTCACAGACGAAGCCGCGGCGAATGCGCTGAAGCCGCTCGCCAAGCAACTGGCGCTGGGAACGCTGCCCCCTTCCATCCAACTTGAAATGATCGAAGCCTGCTCGGCGCGCCCAGAGCCGGAGTTCGCCCAGTCGCTCTCCGAATGGAAATCAAAATTCGCCGCACCCGACCCATTTCCGATCTTCAGCGCCTGCGTCGAAGGCGGCAGCGCCGAGATTGGACAGCGCATCGTCTCGTCAAATTCCGCCTCGCAATGCCTGCGCTGCCACTCGATCGCCGGAGGCGGCGGACACGCGGGACCATCGCTTGAGGGAGTCGCTGCCCGCTACGACAGACGCGGACTTCTGGAAAGTCTGGTCACCCCCAACGCCAAGCTCGCGCCGGGCTTCGGCCCGATCAGCGCCATGCCGACCATGACCACGCTGCTTTCACCGCGCGAGATGCGTGATGTGGTCGCGTACTTGGCCACGCTCAAGCCTGCCGCCGTACCGTGA
- a CDS encoding NAD-dependent epimerase/dehydratase family protein, protein MTSDPSTTPASMERFRGASALVTGGAGFIGSHIVDALLAAGARVRVLDDLSTGDRRNVPAGAELMVGSVSDVAAVGRAVTGCTHVFHLAAMVGIAQSVHEPERHFETNIAGTERVLQACAAAKVSSVVFASSSAVYGLGAAIPSRESDPVVAASPYAGGKAAGELLVESHARTHDTHAASLRLFNVFGPRQNPTGAYAAAIAAFLSAAKLKKPAQLFGSGAQTRDFVPVANVARAFLLASDERLALRGERFNIGLGRETSLKELLSMIAEIASVKVAPLVLPPREADSPRSCSDISKARAKLGYEPRVSMDEGLRETWRWMLSNAA, encoded by the coding sequence GTGACGTCCGACCCCTCCACCACTCCCGCCTCCATGGAGCGCTTCCGCGGCGCCTCCGCCCTGGTCACCGGCGGCGCGGGCTTCATCGGCTCGCACATCGTCGACGCCCTGCTCGCCGCCGGCGCCCGAGTGCGCGTGCTCGACGACTTGAGCACCGGCGATCGGCGCAACGTGCCCGCCGGCGCGGAGCTCATGGTGGGCTCGGTCAGCGACGTGGCGGCGGTCGGCCGCGCCGTGACGGGCTGCACGCATGTCTTCCACCTGGCCGCCATGGTCGGCATCGCCCAGAGCGTGCACGAGCCCGAGAGGCATTTTGAAACCAACATCGCCGGCACCGAGCGGGTGCTGCAAGCCTGCGCCGCCGCGAAGGTTTCCAGCGTGGTCTTCGCATCCAGCTCCGCCGTGTACGGCCTTGGGGCCGCGATCCCCTCGCGCGAAAGCGACCCCGTGGTCGCGGCCAGCCCCTACGCAGGCGGCAAGGCGGCCGGCGAGCTGCTGGTCGAGAGCCACGCCCGCACCCACGACACGCACGCGGCGAGCCTGCGGCTCTTCAATGTCTTCGGGCCGCGGCAAAATCCAACCGGCGCCTACGCCGCGGCGATCGCCGCGTTTCTGTCCGCCGCCAAGCTGAAGAAGCCGGCGCAACTTTTCGGCAGCGGCGCGCAGACCCGCGACTTCGTTCCGGTGGCGAATGTGGCGCGGGCTTTCCTGCTGGCCTCGGATGAGCGACTCGCGCTGCGCGGCGAGCGTTTCAACATTGGCCTGGGCCGGGAGACTTCACTGAAGGAACTTCTCTCGATGATCGCCGAGATCGCCTCGGTCAAGGTCGCGCCGCTTGTCCTTCCGCCGCGCGAGGCCGACAGCCCACGCTCCTGCTCCGACATCAGCAAGGCCCGGGCAAAGCTTGGCTATGAGCCGCGGGTCTCGATGGACGAAGGCCTCCGGGAAACCTGGCGCTGGATGCTTTCGAACGCGGCGTGA
- a CDS encoding glycosyltransferase — MIADDRPRVAVVYHFFPHYRKAIVEELARSARADFTFIGDDHEYMRSIKPAELSGAVKFRLAPTHRIGGPFMWQWGAVRAGMSPDFDTVIFHAVPHWPCTWIGGLAARLTGKRVFFWGHGYLSRPRGLKGLFRRLFYAIPHQHMFYGRRSKQIAIENGWPPERLHVIYNSQDIAEQTAARNAISAERPAQIRRELFGDERTPVVVCTTRLISVRRLDLLIDALSLLKQRGTAANLILVGDGPEREKLAAKADMLKVRVHFEGACYDEKRIAELVMASNVTVAPGKVGLTAMHSMIYGVPVVTHDDADDQMPEWEAILPGKNGSLFRKNDVASLADAIQSWIATPFPTAATREACHAIIRRFWNPDYQRRSIERAVCGEPADDLFDLREAPRA; from the coding sequence GTGATCGCCGATGACCGACCCAGGGTCGCCGTGGTCTACCACTTCTTTCCGCATTATCGCAAGGCGATTGTGGAGGAACTGGCCCGCAGCGCGCGGGCGGACTTCACCTTCATCGGCGACGACCACGAGTACATGCGCAGCATCAAGCCCGCTGAGTTGAGTGGGGCCGTGAAATTTCGATTGGCTCCCACGCATCGGATCGGGGGACCTTTCATGTGGCAGTGGGGCGCGGTCCGCGCCGGCATGAGCCCGGACTTCGACACGGTGATCTTTCATGCCGTGCCGCACTGGCCCTGCACCTGGATCGGCGGACTGGCCGCGCGCCTGACCGGCAAGCGGGTCTTCTTCTGGGGACATGGCTATCTTTCGCGGCCGCGCGGACTGAAGGGTCTCTTTCGCAGACTTTTCTACGCGATTCCCCACCAACACATGTTCTATGGGCGGCGCTCCAAGCAGATCGCGATCGAGAATGGCTGGCCGCCCGAGCGACTTCACGTGATCTACAACAGCCAGGACATCGCCGAGCAGACGGCGGCGCGCAACGCGATCAGCGCGGAGCGACCGGCGCAGATCCGGCGCGAGCTCTTCGGCGATGAGCGCACGCCGGTGGTCGTCTGCACGACGCGGCTGATCTCTGTCCGCCGGCTCGACCTGCTGATCGACGCCCTCTCGCTGCTGAAGCAACGTGGCACGGCGGCGAACCTGATCCTGGTGGGCGACGGCCCCGAACGGGAGAAGCTGGCGGCGAAGGCCGACATGCTCAAAGTCCGCGTGCACTTTGAAGGGGCCTGCTACGACGAGAAGCGCATTGCAGAGCTGGTCATGGCCTCAAACGTGACCGTGGCCCCAGGCAAAGTTGGATTGACCGCCATGCACAGCATGATCTACGGGGTGCCGGTGGTGACGCACGACGACGCCGACGACCAGATGCCGGAATGGGAGGCGATCCTTCCGGGCAAGAACGGTTCGCTCTTCCGCAAGAACGATGTCGCTTCGCTGGCGGATGCAATCCAGTCATGGATCGCCACGCCGTTTCCAACCGCCGCGACCCGCGAGGCCTGCCACGCCATCATTCGCCGCTTCTGGAATCCCGACTATCAGCGCCGCTCGATCGAGCGCGCGGTGTGCGGCGAGCCGGCCGACGACTTGTTCGACCTGCGCGAAGCGCCGCGAGCCTGA